In Streptococcus parasuis, the following proteins share a genomic window:
- a CDS encoding dUTP diphosphatase, which produces MKIRGFELVSQFTDENLLPKRETAHAAGYDLKAAERVSLEPGEIKLVPTGVKAYMQADEVLYLYDRSSNPRKKGLVLINSVGVIDGDYYGNPANEGHIFAQMRNITEETVVVEAGERIVQAVFVPFLLADGDQADGVRTGGFGSTGK; this is translated from the coding sequence ATGAAAATCCGTGGATTCGAACTGGTCAGCCAGTTTACAGATGAAAACTTATTGCCAAAACGTGAGACAGCCCACGCAGCAGGTTACGACCTGAAGGCTGCGGAGAGGGTTAGCTTGGAGCCAGGTGAGATTAAGCTGGTGCCGACAGGTGTCAAGGCCTATATGCAGGCCGATGAGGTCCTCTATCTCTACGACCGCTCGTCCAATCCTCGCAAGAAGGGCTTGGTTTTGATCAACTCGGTTGGGGTCATCGACGGCGACTACTACGGCAACCCAGCCAACGAAGGTCATATCTTTGCTCAGATGCGAAATATCACAGAAGAAACCGTTGTGGTGGAAGCCGGCGAGCGGATCGTACAGGCTGTTTTTGTACCCTTCCTCTTGGCTGACGGCGACCAGGCCGACGGCGTTCGGACGGGCGGCTTTGGCTCAACGGGGAAATAG
- a CDS encoding histidine phosphatase family protein → MQILFVRHSEPDYSVFDQHDNPRLYAGFGRDLAPLTEKGRALAQEVASCPVFAQAQVVIASSVTRALETATYIAHAQQLPLLVEPFFHEWRPDLMGKNASQDEAVLAHRLFLENSGAVPESSPVRYETAAEMRERFLQALEKYKAYDRIVIVCHGMLIRQFVPKETIAYCEILEYTL, encoded by the coding sequence ATGCAGATTCTCTTTGTGCGGCATTCCGAGCCCGACTACAGTGTGTTTGACCAGCATGACAACCCTCGGCTGTACGCAGGTTTTGGACGGGATCTGGCTCCCCTGACTGAAAAGGGGAGGGCTTTGGCCCAGGAAGTTGCCAGCTGTCCTGTTTTTGCTCAGGCTCAGGTGGTTATCGCTTCAAGCGTCACGCGGGCCTTGGAGACTGCAACTTACATTGCTCATGCTCAGCAACTACCTCTTCTGGTCGAGCCCTTTTTTCATGAGTGGCGACCAGACCTGATGGGGAAAAATGCCAGTCAAGATGAGGCTGTCTTAGCTCATCGATTATTTTTGGAAAATAGCGGAGCGGTGCCTGAGTCTTCACCTGTTCGCTATGAGACTGCTGCGGAGATGAGAGAGCGATTTTTACAGGCCCTTGAAAAATACAAAGCCTATGACCGAATCGTTATCGTCTGTCACGGTATGCTGATACGCCAGTTTGTTCCCAAAGAAACCATAGCTTACTGCGAAATCCTAGAATACACTCTATAG
- the radA gene encoding DNA repair protein RadA, with translation MIIAKKKTTFVCQSCEYHSPKYLGRCPNCGSWSSFVEEVEVTEVKNERVSLTGEKTRPMKLNEVSSIQVARTKTNMEEFNRVLGGGVVPGSLVLIGGDPGIGKSTLLLQVSTQLSTIGTVLYVSGEESAQQIKLRAERLGDIDSEFYLYAETNMQSIRTEIEKIKPDFLIIDSIQTIMSPDISSVQGSVSQVREVTNELMQIAKTNNIATFIVGHMTKEGTLAGPRTLEHMVDTVLYFEGERQHTFRILRAVKNRFGSTNEIGIFEMQSQGLVEVLNPSEVFLEERLDGATGSAIVVTMEGTRPILAEVQALVTPTMFGNAKRTTTGLDFNRASLIMAVLEKRAGLLLQNQDAYLKSAGGVKLDEPAIDLAVAVALASSYKDKPTNPQECFIGEIGLTGEIRRVNRIEQRINEAAKLGFTKVYAPKNSLTGIKVPKEITVIGVTTIGEVLQKVFN, from the coding sequence ATCATCATCGCTAAGAAAAAAACAACCTTTGTCTGTCAATCCTGCGAGTACCACTCGCCCAAGTATCTGGGCCGTTGTCCAAACTGTGGCTCCTGGTCTAGCTTTGTCGAGGAAGTGGAAGTCACTGAAGTCAAGAACGAGCGGGTCAGCCTGACAGGTGAGAAGACCCGTCCCATGAAGCTCAATGAAGTTTCCTCCATTCAAGTGGCTCGCACCAAGACCAACATGGAGGAGTTCAACCGGGTCCTCGGTGGCGGTGTGGTCCCAGGCAGTCTGGTCCTGATTGGAGGCGATCCAGGAATCGGGAAATCCACCCTGCTTTTACAGGTATCTACCCAGCTTTCTACTATTGGCACGGTCCTCTATGTGTCGGGGGAAGAATCTGCCCAGCAGATTAAGTTGCGGGCGGAGCGTCTGGGCGACATCGATAGCGAGTTCTATCTCTATGCGGAGACCAATATGCAGAGCATTCGGACCGAGATTGAGAAGATAAAACCAGATTTCCTGATTATCGACTCTATCCAGACCATTATGAGCCCTGACATCTCCAGCGTGCAAGGCTCTGTCAGTCAGGTCCGTGAAGTGACCAATGAACTCATGCAGATTGCCAAGACCAACAACATCGCAACCTTTATCGTCGGTCACATGACCAAGGAAGGAACCCTGGCTGGACCGCGGACCTTGGAGCATATGGTGGACACCGTTCTCTATTTTGAGGGCGAGCGGCAGCACACCTTCCGTATCTTGCGGGCGGTCAAAAACCGTTTTGGCTCCACCAACGAAATCGGCATTTTTGAAATGCAGTCGCAGGGTTTGGTCGAAGTCCTCAATCCAAGCGAAGTCTTTCTGGAAGAGCGTCTGGACGGGGCGACTGGCTCTGCGATTGTCGTGACCATGGAGGGCACCCGCCCTATCCTTGCTGAAGTGCAGGCCCTGGTGACGCCGACCATGTTTGGCAATGCCAAGCGGACCACGACAGGATTGGACTTCAACCGTGCCAGCTTGATTATGGCGGTTTTGGAAAAACGGGCAGGCCTGCTCCTCCAAAACCAAGATGCCTACCTTAAGTCAGCTGGTGGTGTTAAACTGGATGAGCCAGCTATTGACCTAGCGGTCGCAGTTGCCCTTGCCTCCAGTTACAAGGATAAGCCAACCAACCCACAAGAGTGCTTTATAGGCGAGATTGGTCTGACAGGTGAAATCCGCCGTGTCAATCGGATTGAACAACGGATTAACGAAGCCGCTAAATTGGGCTTTACCAAAGTCTATGCTCCTAAAAATTCCCTGACCGGTATCAAGGTGCCCAAGGAAATCACGGTTATCGGCGTGACAACAATTGGCGAAGTCTTGCAAAAAGTGTTTAACTAA
- a CDS encoding beta-class carbonic anhydrase translates to MSYFEHFMQANKAYVDLHGDYHLPLRPKTRVAIVTCMDSRLHVAQALGLALGDAHILRNAGGRVTDDMIRSLVISQQQMGTREIVVLHHTDCGAQTFTNEDFARHIHKELGVDVTGQDFLPFTDVEDSVREDMELLRKSPLIPEDVVINGAVYNVDTGVMTEVK, encoded by the coding sequence ATGTCATATTTTGAACATTTTATGCAAGCTAATAAAGCGTATGTTGATTTACATGGAGATTATCACTTACCATTGCGTCCCAAGACTAGGGTGGCCATTGTAACTTGTATGGATTCACGTTTGCACGTAGCGCAGGCACTTGGTTTGGCACTAGGGGACGCGCACATTCTGCGGAATGCGGGTGGGCGAGTGACGGATGACATGATTCGTTCTTTAGTCATTTCCCAGCAACAAATGGGGACGCGTGAGATTGTCGTACTACATCATACGGATTGTGGAGCTCAGACCTTTACGAATGAAGACTTTGCACGCCATATTCATAAGGAATTAGGTGTAGATGTAACCGGACAGGATTTCTTACCATTTACAGATGTAGAAGACAGCGTTCGTGAGGATATGGAATTGCTTCGCAAATCTCCACTAATTCCAGAGGATGTTGTTATCAATGGTGCTGTATATAACGTGGATACAGGTGTGATGACAGAAGTTAAATAA
- a CDS encoding TIGR00266 family protein, producing MSDNRMKYTIDSNMQFPLVEIALEAGESAYIQQGSMVYHTPSVTLNTKLNARSGSGFGKLMGAIGRSMVSGESMFITQAVSNSNDGKIALAPSTPGQVIALELGAQQYRLNDGAFLALDGSAQYKMERQGVGKAFFGGQGGLFVMTTEGYGTLLANAFGSIKKIELTGGSITIDNAHVVAWSRELDYNIHMENGFLQSIGTGEGIVNTFSGYGEIYVQSLNIETFAQVIGNHIVGTGGDGGGGSTSLLDAIF from the coding sequence ATGTCAGACAATCGAATGAAATACACTATTGATAGTAATATGCAATTTCCTTTAGTAGAGATTGCTTTGGAAGCTGGTGAGTCAGCTTATATCCAGCAGGGAAGTATGGTTTACCACACGCCAAGCGTAACATTGAATACTAAGCTCAATGCGCGCAGTGGTTCTGGTTTTGGTAAACTCATGGGAGCTATCGGTCGTTCCATGGTATCAGGGGAATCCATGTTTATCACCCAAGCAGTTTCGAATAGCAATGACGGAAAAATAGCTTTGGCTCCTTCTACTCCTGGACAGGTCATTGCCTTAGAACTTGGAGCTCAACAATATCGCCTAAATGATGGTGCATTTCTTGCTCTTGATGGTTCTGCTCAGTATAAGATGGAACGTCAAGGTGTAGGTAAAGCTTTCTTTGGTGGTCAGGGCGGTCTCTTTGTTATGACTACTGAGGGTTACGGTACTCTTTTAGCAAATGCCTTTGGTTCAATTAAGAAAATTGAGTTAACAGGTGGTAGTATTACAATTGATAATGCGCATGTCGTTGCTTGGAGCCGAGAGCTAGATTACAACATCCATATGGAAAATGGTTTCTTACAATCAATTGGTACAGGTGAAGGGATTGTCAATACATTCTCCGGTTACGGTGAAATCTATGTACAAAGTTTGAATATTGAAACCTTTGCTCAAGTTATCGGTAATCATATTGTCGGTACAGGTGGCGACGGTGGTGGCGGTAGCACATCACTTCTTGATGCGATTTTTTAA
- a CDS encoding LytTR family DNA-binding domain-containing protein, translating to MKVRIEFDDSLDQVEVIIRASQLGPEIEQIQQVLGQLNRPSLVFYKGTSEFFLKLEDLLFFETDGNKMIGHTRDDAYEVKMKLYELEDCLPAYFCRVSKSTIANARAVYSLDKSFSGTSRISFHKTHKEVHVSRHYYHLLKEKLQEVR from the coding sequence ATGAAAGTTAGGATTGAATTTGATGACAGCTTAGATCAGGTTGAAGTTATCATTAGAGCGAGTCAACTTGGACCTGAAATAGAGCAAATCCAACAAGTTTTAGGACAATTGAATCGCCCCAGCTTAGTATTTTATAAGGGAACGAGTGAATTTTTCTTAAAACTGGAAGACTTACTCTTTTTTGAAACGGATGGAAATAAGATGATTGGTCATACCAGAGATGATGCCTATGAAGTCAAGATGAAACTATATGAATTGGAAGACTGCCTTCCGGCGTATTTTTGTCGGGTTTCTAAATCAACGATTGCCAATGCTAGAGCTGTGTATTCATTGGATAAGTCTTTTTCAGGAACTAGTCGAATTTCCTTTCATAAAACCCATAAGGAAGTTCATGTGTCACGGCATTATTATCATTTGTTAAAAGAAAAATTACAAGAAGTGAGGTAG